The genomic region AATACTGCTGGGAACAACGGAGACAAAACGTGAACACAAGAACGATCTGACAATGCACGCAGAAAACACAAGACTACATATAGGGACAGATAACAAGCCGCACCTGCGAACTAATCAGCCAGTTTATCAGCGCAGTTAGTCGCTAGTACGGCAATGCTGATAGACAGACTGACACCGACAGCACAACAATAACAGACAGCATGAACAGGTGAACCATGACATTACCCCACCCTCTAAGAGTGCCTCCTGGCGCTCCCAGAGGGACCTACCTGGATATTGTAACCATCGATAAAGGAGTGATCCACTATGTCTCTCGCAGGAACCCAActcctctcctccggaccgtaaccctcccagtccaccaaatactggaatccgcgtcccctccgcctAGAGTCCAGCATACAACTGACCAAATAGACGGGCTCCCCATCTACGGTTCGCGGCAGTGGAGCAGGCGGATTAATGAAAGAGTGAAAAACGGGTTTTAATTTTGACACATGGAAGATGGGATGGATTCTCCTGTATGCCGGAGGGAGTTTGGTGGACTGTCACTAAGGACTAAGGATCTTGGTGACAGtaaacgggccaatgaatttaGGAGTTTCTTACAAACAGAGTGGAGAGGAATATCAGAAGatgaaagccacactttttgaccaatGACGTAGACAGGAGGCTTAGACCGGAGGTGATCGGCCTGGGCCTTGGTGCGCAAGCCCACCCAGAGGAGAGCCTGTCTGGCCTTCCTCCAGGTGCGTTGgcacctctggacaaaggcgtgGGCAGAGGGAACCGCgacctcagattccagattccGAAAAATTAAACTCTAAACTACACTCAAACGGTGACAGGCCTGTGGATGACACTGTAATGAGTTGTGCACGTACTCAACCCATGAGATATGTTGGCTGCAAGAGAACGGATTCTGTGACACCAAACACTGTAACACCCGTTCCAAATCTTGGTTGGCCCTCTCCATTTGACAGTTAATCTGAGGATGGAACCCAGAAGAAAGGCTAACCCTCGCCCCCAATAAACAGCAAAATTCTCTCCAAAATTTGGATACAAACTGGGATCCCCTGTCAGAGACCACATCTGTCGGGAAGCCATAAATACGAAAGATGTGGTCTATGACAGCAACCGCTGTCTCTCTGACAGAGGATAATTTGGGCAGAGGGATAAAGTGCgtcgccttcgagaaccggtccaccaCGGTTAAAACTACCGTGTTACCCTGCGAGGGAGGGAGACCCATGACAAAATCTAGTGAGatatgggaccagggtctcgaagggactgACAATGGCAGAAGGAGTCCAGCAGGGGGTCGATTGGAAGTCTTACAACTAGCACAAACCGAGCAGGCCAATACAAAAAGGCGAGTGTAACGGGTCATAGTCTGCCACCAGAACCGTTGTATTATAAGAAAAATGGTACGATTAACTCCCGGATGACAAGCCACCTTGGAACAATGACCCCATCGAATGACGTCAGACCGTAGACCCTCAGGCACAAATAATCGGTCCGTTGGGCACTCGATCTCCCAAGTTATCATCGAAACCACATGTTTAACTGGTAGGATGGGCTCGGGAGACAGCGGGCATTCAGATTGGTCAAAAACATGGGACAATGCGTCGGGCTTGATGTTCTTGGACCCCGGACGATAAGAGATGGAAAAATCTAACCGaccgaaaaaaagtgcccaacGAGCCTGCCTAGAGTTCAATCGTTTGGCGGATCTGATATATTCAAGATTCTTATGATCGGTCCAGATGATGAAATGTACCCCTGAACCCTTCAGCCAATGACGCCACTCCTCCAAGGCGAGCTTGACTGCCAACAATTCCTTGTTACCAATGTCGTAATTACGTTCGGCAGATGACAAATGATGAGAAAAATACGCACGTGGATGCATCTTGCCGTCCAGGGAAGAACGCTGAGAGAGAACCTTGCCAACCCCCACCTCTGATGCACCTCCACCACAAACTGACGAGATGGATCAGGGGCAACAAGAATGGGAGCCTTTGAGTTTGGAAAATGCAGCCTCAGCGAGACTGGACCACCTGAACGTCGTCTTGGTGGAGGTCAAGGCAGTCAGAGGGGTGGCTAGCTGGCTGTAATTGCGAATGAAACGCTGGTAAAAATTGGCTAAGCCCAGAAACCTCTGCAGGGCCTTGCGGGAATCTGGAGTTGGCCAATCAACCACACCCTGAACCTTGTCGGGATCCATGCGCACTCCCTCGGACGACACGATGTACCCTAAAAAaggaacagactgtgcatgaaaaatgcatttctcCACCTTGACAtaaagcccattctctagcaACCTCTGAAGCACTCGTCTGACGTGCTGAACGTGTTCCTGGAGATATGAAGAAAATATCAAAATGCCATCCAGGTAGACATAAATTAACTGGTCAACCATATCTCTCAGCACGCCATTGATGAGCGCCTGGAAGACCGCGGGGGAGTTAGACAGCCTGAAAGGCATAACAAGAGGGTATTGAAAAAAGGGTtttgaaggcggtcttccactcatccccctccctgatgcgaaccaaatgataagcgttgCAAGGGTCCAACTTAGTGAAAAAGGAAGAGCCCTGCAGTCTCTCGAaagctgaagacatcaacggcaaaggataggtattctttaccgtgatgttgttcagTCCTCGGTAATCAATACAAAGACACAGGGAACCATCTTTCTTTTCCACAAAGAAGAACCCCACACCTGCAGGAGAAGAAGAAGGGTGAATGATTTTGGCTgctagagaatcagaaatatatttctccatggccttctTCTCCAGGTTGGAAAGGGAGTATAACCTGCCCCTAGGTGGagacatacctggcaataagtCTATGGCACAGTCATAAGCAGGatgcggaggaagagaagcagctcgagacttactgaacacttccttcaggtCAAGGTACTCCCTGGACATGTTAGACAGGTCCGCTTGTTCACCCTTTAACACAGAACAAGACACCGAAGAACAAGCAGACACCAAACAAGACGCATGACACTTCTTGCTCCAAGCCATGACAACAGTTCTGACAACATGTGAGGGTTGTGGAGTGTGAGCCACGGATGACCCAGCAGCACAGGAACCAAAGcagtgtcaaataaataaaatttaatttcctCAGTGTGGTTGCCTGACGTGATGAGACTCACTGACCCAGTGGAATGAGTAATAGACAACAGAGGTTGTCCACCCAGAGCGTTGACGGATTTCGGATGAATGAGTAGATCCACAGGTATCTTGAGTCTGTGAGCCAGGTTAATGTCCATAAAATTACCCTTTGCTCCTGATTCCACTAGGGCTTCACACTGGTGATGTTTCGCAGCCCATTGCTGTCTGACCGGGAGGAGAGTAGCAGCAAGCGAGGATTTCTCAAAAGCAAGGCCACCAGTCAGTAACTTCATCTCAACTGACGGGGTTTTGACTTTTACGGGACACTGCGAAATGTCCTGCAGCTCCACAATAAAGACATAGTCCCTGTGTTCTGCATCATTCCTTCTCCTCCCGGGACAGACGAGCTCTACCCTCCAGCATGGGCTCAGGATCGAAGGAGGGGCCGACTCGATGGCGATGCTGGAAAGAACATCTCCTTGTGCTCCCGATTAGCCAATTCAGGCCTGATAGGTATAGAAAGacggttcactcctattagttatgattgggagaaactgcaatttgcaatatggtggaatatgCCCCgtcttctaagtaaaagagccagtCACTGATTGGTAAAGttattgcgtcactgcagctgccatagaaacctgagactcacACTTAgaactgcacatgcgcattggctcaCCTACCCtgaaaatatgcttttttaacgctatttgagcataacaatgttatttaattgtgagttcgcccagcagtttttgagatttcaggattccctcATTCAGttagataggacttggtcttggatgccgtaaatagctgcccggagatgttgcaaatatggctgctgagtgaacagactttccttgaaagggaatTTGATGTGACTAATCACTGAAAAAACATCCTTAAAAAGATAAGCCGGAATAATATCCAGTTTAGAACCAGAACACTTCATAGTAGATATTATATCAGCTAACTGAAGTGAAGAAACAGGTTGAAATTTAGACAGACAAATAATAGGCGGAAGTAAGCTGAAAGTGAAACAGTTCAGAAAAAACAATTGAGCTTCTGATATCATTCATTTTTTgagtgaaatataaaaaaaaatcttctcaCGACTCTTAAGAAGGCTAGGATACTATATTCATAGTTGGGTTTAGAAAAGAGTCAATCGTGTCAAACGGTGTATCCTATCTTTTTTTCCACTTTCGCTCTGCTTTTCGAAACTCTCATCTGAGAATGTGGGTGACATCATTTAACCACGGCTtgacagcacatttgagctgaCACAACTTTTTCTAGAATTTTAGACATAAATagaagatttgaaatgggtctgtaatttgctaGTACATTTGGATCGATGGAGagagtttgtgttttaaagcgaaacagacactggaatgaataattctctctgccatctctgataTAATCAGCATGGACTAAGATCACGCAGTTAGCGTGACGTAAATTACGTTATGATGCAATTTCACATGCTTCCATAATTTTTTCGCGTTAAATGCATCAAATTATTTTAACGCattaaggattttgaattaCTTGCATGCGTTAATGCGTTAacgttgacagccctaatatatatataaatatatatatatatgctgacTTATTATTGTGACAGAAAATAGATTACAATTTTTTGACCATTCAaaattaagatttaaaatagTTTGTATACTAGAAGTTCAAAACATTTTGTACCAAACGGATACTACTGGTATCTTTTCTGCCATGTTGAATATGGCTGTGAAATATTAACCCTAACCCCAATTGTGAATACTGCTTTAGATAAATACAGATTTTAAAAGCAGCAAAGGTGAGCGAGAGATGTTGCTTTTGGCTTATTGAGTAACAACCTATACTAAGTACAATGGATGAACAATATGGGTGGCTGGCTTCTGAATATTTCTCTTTTGTGAGATATTGGGCTTGTTTTGAAGAAATATGGGTGTAATATTGGTTTGCTAGAGTCTGTTATACTTTGTCACTGAGAGTCTTGGGAATGATGGTGGACAGGTCTCCTAAAACTGTTATTCTCTGTCAGTGTTGGTAAGACCTTATTCGATTACTGTTTCAAAGAATATTTTAGAGCTTGcctttaaatgtatttagattGAAAGCTGATGAATGTGTAGGAAAATGCTGATATGAAAACCCTGACAACTTAGCAGTTATGGTGGGGGTTAAAGTTGTACAGTAACTAGAGTAGTTTAGTTAGATTGCTGTTGGAAGGAGGAGCTATATTGTTAGTGCATCAAGGCAGCTGTACTGGTATGGATTTTAATTCAGACAGTGAAGCATGTGACActttcttccagtaacattaatagaacatTTGTTCTCAAAAGGTTAGCACAAAAATTTTGTTTATACATTATTTTCTCAGAACATCATTCTTGGAACAaagttaaaacatttagaatGAAAACTAACTTCAAATGAATAATGTTGTGTTTGCTCTTTTAAAAGAACATTCTTGGAACTTGGGAACGTTTTGTAGCCTATCCCAAAGTTATTGTTCCTAACTTTTCTCTTTAATTTATGTAAAAAGGTTACTTTCAAAACAATGGTCATGAAAACACCACATATTGTCATTAGTATTTGATgaatgttctcataatgttggCAGAAAACATTCTCATTCAGCAATCATTTTTCGATTGTCCTTTAAATATTAAGGATCACTAACTTTATGGCTAAAAAATGGCTTAAGGTTGGATGCTAATTTGCAAAATCCCTTATTTCATGAACACCACTCAGTGGTCATATGTGTCCACGGTACAGTGTTAAACTGAAGAAGTGTTGGAGTTTAATAGATAATTAaatgatgattgagcattagtgatgactCTTAGAGAAAGAATAACAAAAATTTTAAGTCACCATTGTGGTGACTGGTATTTCCTGTAGTTGGGCTCTTTActcttgtttgttttgttagaTTTTCTCTGGTTGCTTTGATAGTGTGTTCAgaagtgagtttttttttattaatttgttcaaaTATTGTGCTCCTGACTTTCTTAAAATCACACTTTCATACTAATCAACTGAAAACATGTTGCAAGCAAGAAGTTAATAACTCTGGTGTtataagaacttctgtagacaGATGGCAAAAATCAGGTGAATCTGGTTAGTAATCCTGGATAGtatcctctgctgagatcttgagagatttaatgtattttatcttcagttgatttcttctaaggctgtggctgaaagTCAGTTGTactttattgtttttgttgtttctctttccttcagtgattctgcttattaaaaGCAGGTGGGTGAtcaaatgtttcaggaacatcatactattAAATAATCTTATTAACATTAAGGAAGCTGgacatttttatgttcttggaatgttacaaaccaATGTTCCTATAATGTTGGGTTGTTCGTAAAAATTAggttgaaagaatgtttcaggaacatcctACTAaccttaaaaaatataaaaacataagaAAGCGGGACATGTTTAAGATAATTTTTAAACATCAGGGTGTCACCCCAACACAATTATCAGGTTAACTGACTCGTAACGTGTGGAATGTCTCATGACCTAATTGAAACTCACATCAGTCTTATTCACTGTAATCTTACTGTTTGCTGTAACAAATGAAGatgtaagtaaataatgacagaattttgatttttttggggtgaactatccctttaacatggaCACAGACCCCCTGTGATATTAGCTGTAAGGCTGTTAGCTGTCAGTCACATAAAATCTAACTAGTCTTAGATTCACAGGAGTGGTATTTAGAGTAATGCTATAAAGATTGTTCACTGGTGATTTTAACATTTGGGTGTAGCTGAGGTGGGGTGTTTATTTATCTATGCCTCATCCTTACACCCATTCAACTTGTTTGGCAATTCCCTCTGTGGCCTGATTAGTTGCCAAAAATATTTTGAGCATGTGTTTGCATGAAAGTGACACACCTGTGCCATCCAAGACTTTATTGTTAATGGCAGCTCTTATCAACAATATGAAAAAATTCCAGTTTCCAGCTCTCCAAACTGATTGCTTATATATGCCTACTTACAGTGCAGAAATGTTAACCTAAAATAGAATAATTGAGCCTATTTGTATTTGAACATTGAACAGTGCCATCTTTTCATAAAAGCAAAAAAGTTTGGACCATATAaacttaatacatttttatttgatttgaattaaaTATGACATATTGCAATGTATATGCATATAATGTATAGACAAAATAAGTATAACCAAACAgctaaagaaaaaaacttttacaacatttaaatttgaaaatatgCATTAGGAAATACATGAGTTAAAAAGACTTTACAGACTCTTATCCCACTCAGAGACAGCAACAAAATACATGAAATTCAAGCAATCATTAAATGCAATTTAAAGAACAACAAATGCATTATCAAGCTTATCTATATATTAACCTATAATATTATCTGAGAGTATGCTACAATTGaactaaatgtaataaaattccatgtaattaaaaatacatttgctcTTTGTTTAATTTGTTACAGCATGTCTAGATGTACTCTCATGATTGGTTGATGTATGGTTAAAGGATCTATAGGAAAAGCCTTAATATTTTTGACATAATAATGAGGCATGTTGCTTGAAGCAGACTGGATTCAATCTTTAATCCACTTGAAGGAGTGGTAGTTGTAGTTGAATCTGTAATAAAAGATATGCAAATTAGTTCAATCTCCATATAGATGAATTATTAGCATTATTAGCATTAGAattattagaattttttttgcaATCATAGATAAAAGTAGAACAATTATAGATAAATGCTAAAATGTTAGaacaatgaaaaaatgttttgtgtgtcATATTTCCATGATAGTAAAGTTATTGCAGACTATAAGTTTATGGAGTAATAGAGTTTACCTGAACCATTGACTAAAACTGAATCAGGAATTATGTTCAGATCTTTGACATCTCCTGATGCTATTGCTGTCGAGAGGGTTTGTGCAACCTCTTGACCGGATGGGACAGATTGACTGGAGTTGAAgaacatttctgtttttgtgaTAACTGACCCTTGGCTGGAAtatataaatgttgaaatgattaTGTAAGGTTTAAAAATTCAGTCTCTCACACAGTACACATAAAATGAGCAGCATTCAAATATGCTGTATTTACCTGAATCCTTTAACAATGAGTCTAAGGAAGtttgaaaatttttttttgtaaactccTTCAAGCTGGAACAGAATCAATTACAGACATCAGTTACAATACAGTGTGGTAATATATGATTGTTGGTTACATAATTGTCTCTTCTGTTAACTACGGGTTTAAAAATCAAGAAAAGTATCATTAGTATCATAGTGTGCTCTAATAAAGTAAATAGATTTGAACTCACCTGATTCTTGACAGACTGTGCCCTATTCTTGAACTCCACTGTGTTTGGATCGCTGAGTGCATTTACAAATGCGTCAGAAGAGCGAAAGTCCAGAGTGGTTTTCACTTCAGTAGTAGATGCAGTAGAAGCCGTAGATGCAGTAGAAGCTGTAGATGCAGTAGAAGGTGTAGATGCTGTAGAAGCTGTAGATGCTGTAGAAGCTGTAGATGCTGTAGAAGGTGTAGATGCAGTAGAAGCTGTAGATGCAGTAGAAGGTGTAGATGCAGTAGAAGCTGTAGATGCAGTAGAAGGTGTAGATGCAGTAGAAGCTGTAGATGCAGTAGAAGCTGTAGATGCAGTAGAAGGTGTAGATGCAGTAGAAGCTGTAGATGCAGTAGAAGGTGTAGATGCAGTAGAAGCTGTAGATGCAGTAGAAGGTGTAGATGCAGTAGAAGCTGTAGATGCTGTAGAAGCTGTAGATGCAGTAGAAGGTGTAGATGCAGTAGAAGCTGTAGATGCAGTAGAAGGTGTAGATGCAGTAGAAGCTGTAGATGCTGTAGAAGGTGTAGATGCTGTAGAAGCTGTAGATGCTGTAGAAGCCGTAGATGCAGTAGATGCTGTAGATGCTGTAGAAGCTGTAGATGTTGTAGAAGGTGTAGATGCTGTAGAAGCTGTAGATGCTGTAGAAGCCGTAGATGCTGTAGAAGCCGTAGATGCTGTAGAAGCCGTAGATGCAGTAGATGCTGTAGATGCTGTAGAAGCTGTAGATGTTGTAGAAGGTGTAGATGCTGTAGATGCTGTAGAAGGTACAGATGTTGTAGAAGCTGTAGATGCTGTAGATGCTGtagatgatggtgatgatgttGCGTCTATTGATTGACTTGCTGCAATTCCTGTGGTTGCtaaaaagttatatattttacatataggCTTATCACAGAATTATTTCGTTTTTATAGATGTTAAcgctgcatgattaatcattAGAAGATTGCAATCtcaattcaaacacccacacaatcttattcctaaatgacaacaattCGACTATGTGAATCTTTGACAAGTACAATCACAACaaacattcaaatctgcgttGGCGCTGCTGCTGACCCAAAGAGAGCAGTTGTTCTGTATGTCTGAAATAGCTTCTCAAACAACCACAGTCTTTTCAAcaacacagtatcattatttctgtaaCAATAAAAGGAGTATTGGGATAAAGGTTTTAGTTTGGATATAACCACTACGGAAGCCTTTCACTGCAacgtgaaaaaaataaatttaaggtGGGGAAAAAACTGTCTTAAAAGTCTTAGAAGtccttaaaacatttttttttttatctcacccTCACTTTTTatctcttcaaaaaaaaaatatctttctctttaataactttctctctcttctaaCTCTTTTTTACTctctttaaacattttttctctctccaaTTAAACATAAGAGAGAGAGTTTTGctcgcaaaacttttgtgttctttgcgagcaaatgcaaaatgtatttgGGGAACTCAACACATTTGCAAGAGAATCCATTGGCAaattattttggattttttttcttcaccatgtccctttaggggctccatattgaaaaaaattatttgaagaaagagaaaattgttaaaagagagaaaaaaatgttttaaaagagaaaaaaaaaattttgaagAAAGAGGGATAGAAAAAATAAGTGACAAAGCGATATCGCTTGGGCAcattcccattgagaatgggcaacaaattgCGATCTAAAGTAccagatagaaatttgttgcccattctcaatgggaaagtgcccaagcaacactGCCCTGcaagattgctcaaaaagttgccccgtgtatcatcacttTAAGACACTACATCCCTCCCACCCCAAAATTTTTCATGATAAAAACTGATGTGTTCGGTAccaatcaaaaacattaaatcacGTTTGAATATAATCTGACACTTTGAATAAAGATTGAATTGATTACATCGCTACCTCAGTAAGTGACAAttgtgactgttaaaaaatgtatttgccaTTGAATCTTTATTccagagattcattcaaaaacactgatttatccaataatgaaacaagtgaagtctttatgagtgagtcattgaatcatgattcattcaaacccatttttttttataagcagcaattaacattctgtcaaacaaacattcttttttttttttgtttagttgtctatttttttaaactaaaaaattgTTGTAAATTACCTACCTAACAAAATGAATAAGATCAAAGCTTTTCTGTCCATCTTGGAAAGAGTCCTGTGGTGGAGATTAAAGTCTGTAAAGAAAGCAATATTTCACTGAAAAGTTAATgtgtgtggggaaaaaaaacaagaagttaatgtttttgctttaatttaaaatgcttaCAAAGTTAGACAGACCTTGCAAAGACAGACGTCTTTATTTGTTCTGTTTATATCTTAGATATcacaaaattgaaataaaattccAAATGATTATCATTTCCAAgctgcattatttttctatCATGACTAGTTAATATTAACATCAGTGTTTTAGAAAACAAACGAATGCCCCTGACTGACATTTGGATATCCTAAAGATAATGGCTTTTCTAATCAATATCAAGATATATGAAATAATTAAGTagaagtttatttatataactgCAGTTTTCTGAAGATACATTTCATACAAAATTTAGTAattcatttagttaatttactttttgggatgtaatttaatttaattttgtaacACTTGTGCCATTTctgacaaagacaaaactgataCATTTTACCATATTATAAAATGGTTGGCTTGCCATTAAATATAGTAATACTTTGATAATTATATGTTGAGATATTTCTCACaattaaactataatacaaaataattatcACAAATATATTTAGAGATATAAAATGTCCTTACCAATCCTTGAGCAGATATTATGATATTCAGCACGTTGGTTGGTAATCCGCTGTTGTCTCAGTGGCTTTAAGTGGATCTACTAGAAATTCTATGCTCCAGTTTCCACTTCTCCTGAATCACCTGCAGCACTCCTGCCTCTTTTATACCACACAATAACGGCCTGATTGCTTCCTTCtttgaaataaacaaataagcTCAATGGAATGTTGTGATGTCATgctatgatttttttgtttgtttgattgttttgttttttgagctgtcacattttaaattttataactGACTTTATGTTGTTCACATATGGGTATCTCATGGCTTTCGTTCATTACATCATttcaataaaatgtattaacattatttaaaatctgTTTCAATTCTGAGGGATAGGAATAGTTTCGTATAGTACTTGCATGGAGTTTGGTTTATGAATATCTCTGAATTTGTCAATTATTTTTAAGCATCAGTTTCCCATTGCTCAACAGTTAAACTCACAGTGCTGAGACAGTCTTATACAGCATAATCTTGCTATATTTCATATGTAGCCATATTCATCTCCGTgttcagggcttgacattaatgTTTTTGCTTACCAGCCATTGTGactttccaaagttactagccactcatcattttcactggccacaattttgacattgataccatgggaaaaaactgccatatagatatttttaatatttggcagccggtatattaggctgctgtcactttaagacctgacgcatggatccattatactattatacacatgcgttttctttcgcaaatgtttacattcacttaaaacataactgtttACGTGAATTCTCgactggcattttgacattattttgtgtgtatttgactgtttctgctcaataagcagtgaaaaaaactccatttagtactgagaggtggctttatgtgCATGTACTtttggtgtgagcacaaaatctgtgggaatgagtaaaatgaTGTGCAATACACGCAATCCCATGGGAATGTGGGAAGGCAGGTTTGTGTGTCAGTTTGCTGTTGGAGAGATGAGAGCATATCTATTAAATGATGTGCAATACACGCAATCCCATGCCGAAATTCAGACCcagtaacaccaacaatattcatctggggcaaatgaaatgagtgagTGTGGGAAGGCAGGTTTATGTGTCAGTTTGCTGTTGGAGAGATGAGAGCATATCTA from Megalobrama amblycephala isolate DHTTF-2021 linkage group LG7, ASM1881202v1, whole genome shotgun sequence harbors:
- the LOC125273130 gene encoding DNA-directed RNA polymerase subunit beta''-like, whose translation is MTDDSSNHRNCSKSINRRNIITIIYSIYSIYSFYNICTFYSIYSIYTFYNIYSFYSIYSIYCIYGFYSIYGFYSIYGFYSIYSFYSIYTFYNIYSFYSIYSIYCIYGFYSIYSFYSIYTFYSIYSFYCIYTFYCIYSFYCIYTFYCIYSFYSIYSFYCIYTFYCIYSFYCIYTFYCIYSFYCIYTFYCIYSFYCIYSFYCIYTFYCIYSFYCIYTFYCIYSFYCIYTFYSIYSFYSIYSFYSIYTFYCIYSFYCIYGFYCIYY